A single region of the Vicia villosa cultivar HV-30 ecotype Madison, WI linkage group LG4, Vvil1.0, whole genome shotgun sequence genome encodes:
- the LOC131595343 gene encoding ferric reduction oxidase 7, chloroplastic-like yields the protein MAKIPLDYSPLLSKHGDETDDGYVRKLSPFVVSATKWTLRTLIFIIFVLWAAFNFLLPSEPVHELFTKWILFSQGSSFGITGSIFMSHSVPVLAVAFLAIAHLIISGEDQLPENKSSKYPRFRLWTFPVLINGPFGVVSATEFIGIVIFVAYVGTGLYVISSTLGFVILLALLNIYYINPFGVYQWWYKGLLFAVIMVASVVIFGGIVVGFWHM from the exons ATGGCGAAAATCCCTCTTGATTATAGTCCTTTGCTTTCTAAACATGGTGATGAAACTGATGATGGTTATGTCAGAAAGTTATCACCTTTTGTTGTGTCAGCTACTAAATGGACTCTTAGGACTTTGATTTTCATAATCTTTGTTTTATGGGCTGCTTTCAATTTTCTGTTACCATCAGAACCTGTTCATGAATTGTTCACAAAATGGATTCTTTTCAGCCAAGGATCTTCCTTTGGAATCACAG GAAGCATTTTCATGAGTCACAGTGTTCCAGTTCTTGCAGTTGCATTCCTTGCCATTGCACACCTGATTATTTCTGGGGAGGATCAGCTTCCTGAGAAT AAGAGTTCCAAGTATCCGAGATTTCGCCTATGGACTTTTCCTGTGCTTATCAATGGACCATTTGGGGTTGTTTCTGCTACAGAGTTCATTGGGATTGTCATTTTTGTAGCATATGTTGGTACAGGACTATATGTCATTTCATCTACCTTGGGCTTTGTGATCTTACTTGCTTTGTTGAATATTTACTATATAAATCCATTTGGTGTGTATCAATGGTGGTACAAAGGGTTACTATTTGCAGTCATTATGGTTGCAAGTGTTGTTATCTTTGGTGGCATAGTGGTTGGATTTTGGCATATGTGA